The DNA region GGACGGGAACTGTGAAAAGACAgagggcgagggaggggggggcgagcgagagccGGGCGAGGAGCAGACATTAGAACGaggccaggaggaagaggaggaggaggaggagcagacatCAGAACGAGGCCGGGgccaagaggaggaggaggaggaggaggagcagacatCAGAACGAGGCCGGGgccaagaggaggaggaggaggaggaggaggagcagacatCAGAACGAggccgggaggaggaggaggaggaggagcagacatCAGAACGAGGCCGGGgccaagaggaggaggaggaggaggagcagcggcggcggccggagCCCTGGCCCGCGGAGCAGACGCAGGGTGAAGTCATGGgcgaggaggtgcaggaggagatgAGTCACAGCTCGCAGCACGGAGGAGGTGACGGGGTGTGAACGGCCAGTGTTCACACCCAGCACAAAGACTGTACGCAGAAATCATTCACGGCTTTATGGATTTAAATGTCGTAGTGTAACATTCGCTCTGGAGACACTGGAGTtcctgtttcttttgttttacgCTTGACCTGATGCCTGTTGATGAcaaatatatatagagagagattTTGTCCATGACTGAGATTTGTGCACTTGCCTCAGACTCAGAGCTCACACATGTTTCATACATGTTCTGTAAATGTTAGCAAATTTATGttgttaatgttttaaaatgacgTGACACCAAAGCTCTATTACTTTAGCTtctaaatatattattttagctTTCATTTGCTCCGTGCTGGTTTATTTCTCAGTCTGTATCACTCAGCGCTGCTGTGGTTCAGGTCCTCAGAAGTGTCCGGATAATAAACTTTTTTATTGTGACATAAAGAAAACCACAGGTTACACGCGTTTGCTGTTTGAGCAACATATGAGCGCTGGAGGCGACGGGGACTGTCCATAGAACTGATGAGGGTTCTGGTCAGAAAGCAGGACGGGCCATCgctgcttctggttccagtGTGACCGAAGGGACGTCTGCGTTTTGACCAACGGTGAACATGTGATGGCAGTGTGTTCACGTGAAACAGCGGCAAAAGCCCctcataataaaaatacacaaaggtTGACAAACGTGTTGGAAAAGTCAGGGTCATAATAAAAGGAAACAGCGAGAAAAGTATTTAAGTGCAGTAATTGGATGTGATATAAGAAAAATGCTTAActaattaagtaattaattaaaagttaattaCATGCAGAAGTAAACACCTTAACTTTCCACTATAAGCATAGACACGGCTAACGAAGCATAATTGAACTATATGTGTATATTTTGTCCTGATTCATTTAAATGAGTCCTCGTGGGACTAAAGCCACTGTCCACGTATCTCGTGGCCTCCGGTTCACTCGGTCACGCTGAAGAAACGCCGGAATTTCCTCCCACGCTGTGTCGTCAACGCCTTCGGACTGTGACGACAGCGCCACCGAAACTTTGAGGATCGCTCACCTGAAGGCTCCGTGAGGACGGAGCCGGATCCCGGACCTGCAGCACCGAGCGGGTCCCGCTGCGGCCCCACGCACCGTAAATGACGCGAACCAGCGGCGTTTTGGCCGTTATTGAACTTTTGAAGCGCGACTGAGACGTTTACGGAGCAGCGGACGTTGCGCGTTCCTTCCAATAATCAACAGACACTTCCGGATCGGGGGCGTCGGGATAACACGCATAATTCCGTTTGTCAGGTGAAACAGAAGCGGAATGGAGCTGCAGGACATTAAAATCAGCGGGAACGACGGACCAGCGTCTTCACAGGTGAGATCAATAAATGCATTCATGTTAGAGATAGAACACACATCACTGGttatgaagcagctgctgtgcctCGGCGTTATAGTCCTTGTGGTTCACCCATATGTGACCGTCCACAGGCAACGGATCACGTGGACGGCACCGCCAAACGGACCGGAGCCTCAGAGAGAGAAGCGCTGCTCTCACAACAGGTGAGATCCGTCCACctgacttcctcctcctcctcttcttcacatTCTGTTTCAATGAAGATCGTATTAGTGCACACGCCCGTCTCTAGTTCTGTGGAAAAGGGATGTCTCATCACCACGGTGACGCACTTCACCCACTTGTCAGTGAAATAAACAGTGGCGTGTGTTCCGTCACCAGGCTCATGGTAATAATGCAGAGATGCTGCTTTCTGCCGAGGCAGCGGCCCGTCGGCCTTTGGCAAAAGCAAACGCCATAGAGGTCGGTACATTTCAATCGCTGTAACACTTTTCAACACATTTTCAAGCCTAACCTCACATTTAGGAATCTGCTCCCGCGGTTTCAGACCAGCTGCTCGGGCCGAGTGAAGAGGGAGATGGACACGGTCCTCTGCTCCAGGGTCAGACTTTGGATGGTCGTCCTCGGCATCATGGTCCTCATCATCGCTGTGATAAGTATCGCAGTCATCGTGTGTTCAGGTGCAGTTGGGTGACGCACACTTTGTGTAATCAGCCTGAACTGGGGCTAATTTCCTTAAACATAAGCTACTTTCACCTTTGGGGTCACGTAGACATTTTCCAGGTGAAACACTCCTGCCAGGACAAAAATGGCTCTTAAAAACCCAGAGGTGTGTTTGGGGCCATTGTCCTGTTGACCAATAGGAGACGGTCCCACTGAATGCAGCaaatcagagctgcagctgagctccagATGTTCCACTGTCATTTACTGGGACCCTGTGACCCCACATTTTAGAGCAGTAGCATGAAATGTGCAGTCTAAACGTAAGCGTCTGGTCAGGATTATTATAAGAATGCTAACAGTGATTTTTCAAACAACACAGTATTTACAGCAAACAGCACTGCTATTTACAGCGCTTTCCAGTTATATACCAATATCATATCAATATGTTTTGACCGAGTTTCCCTTTGTGCAGCGATGcgcgaggacgaggacgacaaGTTCGACCCGTCGCTGTTCACGGTCCCTCTGTATTTCAGAGGGAGCTTCAAACTCCCCAATCTGGACCTCTCACACCTGGTTCAGTCTAATTCAAGTAAACAGCTCGCTGAAGACCTTGAAGGCATGGTATGTGTGTTTAACACGTCTCTTTTACATAGTTAAGTCTCTGAGCTTATGTAAACGAAGGAACAGGTGGACCAACATAGAACTGGCCTTTTAGGTTTATAGTTATTTCTATTAACCTCGACCACATCACTGTTAGTTTTACTGAATGCTAAGTGAATTTCAGTTTTCTGGAAATCTTAGACTTAGACAAACAGGACTGTGCTGTGAAATCTGGCTGCCGTGTGGGAAAAGGCAGCGCCGGCCCCTCCCTGACTAACACGACGCCGTgctgcccttgagcaaggctcTTCACCCCGCGTGCTCCAGTGCAGCTGCCCGGCGCCCAGGCGGTCGGAGTGCGAATGTGGTCGGGTTGTTCCTGCCAACGCGAGGAAGCCGCTCGGTTCGGAGGTTAAACTTTAACCGCGTTGTGCAACTCTGTGTCCCACCAGAGTCTGACTGGGGCTCAGATAAAGCTGGTTAACGATATCGTTATCGTGCAGCAACCGGGAGCTCCGTCCGCGGCCGGTGGCTCCAGCGGCGTTGAACCGTGTGCTCTGAGCGCAGGTATGTGAGCGTGAGGGAAACTATTAACGTGCCTTTGTTTGCTCCCGCATGTTCGGACCTGCTGCACCCAGATCACCAGCCTCTTCCAGTCCTCTCCCGCTCTGGGACGATACTTCTCCGGAGTCCAGATAAATTATCTCGGGTAACAAAAAGCGAAGCCCTTCTTTTTCGGTCAAAGCGGCGTGAGGAAGTGCTTGTGCTGAgccagatgtttgtgttgcgcAGGAACGGCTCGGTAATCGTCAACTACCAGCTGCGTTTCCTGATGCCAGAGGacgagcaggagcagctgacACGGTTCACTCTGAGCAGGGACACGGCCTGCAGCGTCTTCAGGCAGTTCCTGTACGAGCAGGAGCCCCGCGAGTCTGAGCGCCTGTACATCGAGCCAGCTTCACTCAGCATGTCCTGAGCCGACACCGCGAACCGGTGCTTCTGGTTCTGTGAGAACGAAACCGGCTCCAGGAATGCGCTGCAGCGAGGACTTCACACACAGCTGGGATTCTCCCATGACACTGCATAGGGTGCACGTCTAACCCCAGaggccccccccacacacacacacacacacacacacacacacacacacacacacacacacactatgtggTAGGTGTATATATTTGCCCTCTATATGTGAGATTACTATGCATGTATACTCAGTGCTGTATATTTCTGTATGTATTTATATCAATTTGAATAAtaacgttttatttttatagcaaCTTATAAATGGCACAAGACTCAGGTTGATggagtagttttaaaataaaatccagaTGTTTCTACGTCTTTTTTGTGGCATTATTCTGTCAATGATCATGTTTGGAAACTGGAATGCGCCGCACAGCAAATATGTTTGAACTGAAAGTGGAAATTAAAGACGCTGCAGCTTTAGGAGACTGTACAACCTGCTGAAACACACTCACTCTCCTCTAGAACACGTTCTCTGCCAGACACGCCTCAAACGGCTGCGTTGAACAGTAGAGGGAGCCGCGTCCCACGCTGCTCATTCTGTGGCGTCTTTTGGTCTGTTTGGGAACAACCTGGAACCAGCGTTTATGTGGTAAATTAGAcacaggagctgctgtttgttgcagTGACGCTGATAACGGAGTCAAATTGACTGATTTGAATAATGATGCGCGGTTAAGGCTTTGAGGCCCAAACGCTTTACTGAGGTTTTATCAGTGTTGATCTCTGTGGCCAATGTTTAACTTACAGTCAATGACTTGTAGAATgtggttcagttcagtttttttaCACTCCACTGAGTGATCAACAGATCAGGAGAGCAAGTAACAACAGGTGTGAATCCTTCTTTTAGGATTAATTCTCCCTGGGAAACAATATGTAAAAAGACCTAACAACTAAAAAGATAGGATTAAAAAGACACAGTGTGAAATATGGCTCCTTATTAAACATCGtgttaaaacaaacagtgtcatgaaaaatgtaaatgtgttaacTTTGGTCtggcaaaagacaaacacaacatcCTGATAGAAACACAAGGCCACGAAGCACTGGAACCGATCAAACCATGAGCAGCGTAAATACACAGACGCTCTTTTTTAACGCACCTGCACATGTTACAGATTTCGGCCAAGCTGATGTTTCGAGAAGCTCGGCCCGTTTGACCTCGTACTCGCGCTTCCCCCAGGTTTATGTGTTCAGGTTTACAGCTCCCTGCGGCCTGAGCGTCACATGCTGGGCCGCCAGCAGCGCGTGGTGTGATCCCTGAGCTCTCATTACTGTACCAtcaacacactcacaccaccCGCAAATATTGTATCAGCAGGAATAAAGCGGATTTATTGgttcaggctccagtgcagGTTATTGTATGTGGGGCCGTTCAGGTAAACACTGCTCTTAATCTGCTGCGAGTCGTGGGATCAGGCCAGGCCAGGTCAGCAGCACGGATCCTGCTGCTAAACTTAGGGTGCGTTAATCATCATAAACCTGCTCTGCTGTAAAAAGCACCAAAGGCTGCGAGCGCCCGGCTCGTTAAAACAACACTACCCTGGAGCCTGCGTCATTACCCATGATCCTCCGAGATCCGCCGTGCGGAGCTAGTGGGCCGCGGGTCAGCGGCACCAACGTGTGTTTATCCACAGTGTGGGGTTAAAAACTGCTcattgtgtgagtgtgagaacgaaacaaaaaaaagcaaagagacGCTGCAAAAGAATGAAACTATGTCCATCAGGTTCCATCAGACGCGGCCCATCAAGGCAGGACTCGTGAGTCCAGTCACGTCAAATGTTCGAGACCAAAACTCATGTCAACAAACAAAAGACGCCCGAGCTCAGACTGAGGCAGCGTCTTCATTCACTCTGACCCTTGTTGTTGGAAAGCAGCCATGTCCTGAGGTTCTAGGAACTTCCTTGTTTATCCCATTAAAGGGTTATCTCCTCTTTGGGCAGTCTCAAGCCTTAATATTAAGGCGCTCGCTGAAGGCTTCACTCACACCCAGTGCAGCCGCATCGACAAGCTCTCAGTGCTCAGCTCAAAGTCAGGCCTCGGGAGGAAAAATGGGCGCCCACGGCTCCAACCTGGACGATGTCCTGGAGGAGGACATGCACCACTGGTACACCAAGTTCATGAAGGAGTCTCCGTCGGGGCTCATGACGCTGTTCGAGCTGAAGACGACGCTGGAGATGAACGGCATGACGGAGGAGGCCAGCAGCTACGTGGACCAGGTCTTCTTCACCTTCGACATGGACGGGGTGAGCAGACGCGCGGCGCTGGTTTGATTCACTGTTCAGGACtaaggtgtgagtgtgagcagaCTTAAAGGTATACAATAGGTTTTCTGCTTATTGTCTGAGCAGGATTGGAATCACTTGATGATCTTGTAATAAGGATCAGCTGATCCCTTGATTACTTTACACCCATTTGCATTGGTGCCATCAGAATACAGTACCTGTAGCTACCTTCTATAGACCGTATACAGTCGGATACAATTACAACATTCTGCTTAGTGAGTAGCACATTTGTATATTGGGATGTTGCAGCTTTCTCTAACTGCACCTCTTATCTTCATCTGCAGGATGGCTATTTAGACTTTGTTGAATACATTGCAGCAATAAGCTTGTTACTAAAAGGGGAAGTGAACCAGAAGCTAAAATGGTACTTCAAGCTCTTTGATCAAGACGGAAATGGAAAAATTGACAAAGAAGAACTGGAGACTATATTTAAGGTAACGTATAGGGTTAATCGACGTGTTCTTATTTGGAgtttacacatttcacacacacacacacacaaaggacagAATCAGCCCCCGTTCCCTGA from Betta splendens chromosome 13, fBetSpl5.4, whole genome shotgun sequence includes:
- the zgc:153184 gene encoding capZ-interacting protein isoform X4 — encoded protein: MKSSPIIEKLQANLALSPTALLPSPKSPDVKLPPAPPPPPSPRGPPGPVLPPSQPSTEEEEPVGFDSPPDGAALRSINKTRARLSFKRRPPTRQHRRSAGEEAFGSGSAPCEENGNRPRGADNPAEEDEFRDPGLREETDGDGNCEKTEGEGGGGEREPGEEQTLERGQEEEEEEEEQTSERGRGQEEEEEEEEQTSERGRGQEEEEEEEEEQTSERGREEEEEEEQTSERGRGQEEEEEEEQRRRPEPWPAEQTQGEVMGEEVQEEMSHSSQHGGGDGV
- the LOC114868573 gene encoding TPA-induced transmembrane protein, yielding MELQDIKISGNDGPASSQATDHVDGTAKRTGASEREALLSQQAHGNNAEMLLSAEAAARRPLAKANAIETSCSGRVKREMDTVLCSRVRLWMVVLGIMVLIIAVISIAVIVCSAMREDEDDKFDPSLFTVPLYFRGSFKLPNLDLSHLVQSNSSKQLAEDLEGMITSLFQSSPALGRYFSGVQINYLGNGSVIVNYQLRFLMPEDEQEQLTRFTLSRDTACSVFRQFLYEQEPRESERLYIEPASLSMS
- the guca1c gene encoding guanylyl cyclase-activating protein 3, whose protein sequence is MGAHGSNLDDVLEEDMHHWYTKFMKESPSGLMTLFELKTTLEMNGMTEEASSYVDQVFFTFDMDGDGYLDFVEYIAAISLLLKGEVNQKLKWYFKLFDQDGNGKIDKEELETIFKAIQDITRSYDFCPEEIVILIFERIDINKEGELTLEEFISGAKEHPDIMEILTKMMDLTHVLEIIIKGQPKKVKG